A genomic stretch from Achromobacter spanius includes:
- a CDS encoding response regulator transcription factor, with product MRILLVEDNLDLGDAVESKLRSAGHSVQWVRDGVAALRWGLDETWDALVLDINLPGKDGFLVIRELRAAGVDAPVLVMTARAEIEDKIDMLDLGADDYLVKPFDLRELEARLRALMRRPAGQTSSITSYGNLGLDLAGRSATLAGAPLELGRREFRLLEILLGRIGQTVAKERLMNQLFDLDDGSLNALELLISRLRKKLAGASIDIVTVRGVGYQARSHAHS from the coding sequence ATGCGCATTCTGCTGGTCGAGGACAACCTTGACCTGGGCGATGCCGTGGAAAGCAAGTTGCGGTCCGCGGGCCATAGCGTCCAATGGGTGCGGGACGGCGTGGCCGCCTTGCGCTGGGGCCTGGACGAGACTTGGGACGCGCTGGTGCTGGACATCAACCTGCCTGGCAAGGACGGGTTCCTGGTTATCCGGGAACTGCGCGCCGCCGGGGTCGACGCCCCCGTGCTGGTCATGACCGCGCGCGCGGAAATCGAAGACAAGATCGACATGCTGGACCTGGGCGCCGACGACTACCTGGTCAAGCCCTTCGACCTGCGCGAACTCGAAGCCCGGCTGCGCGCGCTCATGCGGCGGCCTGCCGGGCAGACCAGCAGCATCACGTCCTACGGCAACCTGGGCCTGGACCTGGCCGGCCGCAGCGCCACGCTTGCCGGCGCGCCGCTGGAACTGGGCCGGCGCGAATTCCGCTTGCTGGAGATCCTGTTGGGCCGCATTGGCCAGACCGTGGCCAAGGAACGGCTGATGAACCAGCTGTTCGATCTGGACGACGGCTCGCTCAACGCGCTGGAGCTGTTGATTTCGCGGCTGCGCAAGAAGCTGGCGGGCGCGTCGATCGACATCGTTACCGTGCGCGGCGTTGGCTATCAGGCCCGCAGCCATGCGCATTCCTGA
- the aroE gene encoding shikimate dehydrogenase, whose product MTEASPLARYAVIGNPIAHSRSPQIHALFSQQTGKPLSYERLLAPIDGFADAVAAFVAEGGQGLNVTVPFKLDAYALAAGHLSTRARLAGAVNTLTWRDGAWHGCNTDGVGLVSDLLRLGVHLSDVAVLLVGAGGAARGVLQPLAQAGCAHIHIVNRTAAKALELADAWRASGVSPQTQVTAGGLSDAARPGGWNVVINATASGLQDAAPDLPAGLYADGAAAYDMMYGARPTAFMKQAEADGAALTADGLGMLVGQAAESFFIWHGVRPDPAPVLAALREALAAGH is encoded by the coding sequence ATGACCGAGGCGTCCCCTCTTGCCCGCTACGCCGTCATCGGCAACCCCATCGCGCACAGCCGCTCGCCCCAGATCCACGCCCTGTTTTCCCAGCAAACCGGCAAACCGCTCAGCTACGAGCGGCTGCTGGCGCCGATTGATGGATTTGCCGATGCCGTTGCCGCGTTCGTGGCCGAGGGCGGGCAGGGCCTGAACGTGACGGTGCCGTTCAAGCTGGACGCCTACGCGCTGGCGGCGGGCCACCTGTCCACGCGCGCGCGGCTGGCCGGCGCGGTCAACACCTTGACCTGGCGCGATGGCGCCTGGCACGGCTGCAATACCGACGGCGTGGGCCTGGTGTCCGACCTGCTGCGCCTGGGCGTGCATCTGTCCGATGTCGCCGTGCTGCTGGTGGGCGCGGGCGGCGCCGCCCGGGGCGTGCTGCAACCGCTGGCGCAAGCCGGCTGCGCGCACATCCATATCGTGAACCGCACCGCGGCCAAGGCGCTGGAACTGGCCGACGCCTGGCGTGCCAGCGGCGTGTCGCCGCAAACCCAGGTTACGGCGGGCGGCCTGTCCGACGCCGCGCGCCCAGGCGGCTGGAACGTGGTCATCAACGCCACGGCCAGCGGCTTGCAGGACGCCGCGCCCGATTTGCCCGCCGGGCTGTACGCCGATGGCGCGGCGGCTTACGACATGATGTATGGCGCCAGGCCCACCGCCTTCATGAAGCAGGCCGAGGCCGACGGCGCCGCGCTGACGGCCGATGGCCTGGGCATGCTGGTGGGCCAGGCCGCCGAGAGCTTTTTCATCTGGCACGGCGTGCGCCCCGACCCGGCGCCCGTGCTGGCCGCGCTGCGCGAGGCCCTGGCGGCCGGGCACTAA
- a CDS encoding ABC transporter ATP-binding protein, with translation MIELSVEDLHLDYGDNPVLKGVSMQLRQGEVVSLLGPSGSGKTTLLRAVAGLEGPKRGRITIGERIVYDGGARKEIPAEERNLGLVFQSYALWPHKTVFENVAYPLKLRKVPSAEVRDRVQAVLDQLGLGKLGQRHPHALSGGQQQRVAIGRALVYSPPVILLDEPLSNLDAKLREEARAFLRELIMRLGLSALMVTHDQSEAMAISDRILLLNNGKIEQQGTPQEMYGSPSTLFTAEFMGSNNRLEGKVTELRDGRARIEGHGWALWGKAGAGVAAGQDGTAVIRVEQVRLADDPDGNHLDMPLLTSMYLGDRWEYLFRTPDADPLNTLALRAYGPEGRDPGPSRLALPADKVWVFPRNSA, from the coding sequence ATGATTGAGCTTTCTGTAGAAGACCTGCACCTGGACTACGGCGACAACCCGGTGTTGAAGGGCGTGTCGATGCAACTGCGCCAGGGCGAAGTGGTGTCGCTGCTGGGGCCGTCGGGTAGCGGCAAGACGACGCTGCTGCGCGCGGTGGCCGGGTTGGAAGGCCCCAAGCGTGGCCGCATCACCATCGGCGAGCGCATCGTCTATGACGGCGGCGCCCGCAAGGAGATTCCCGCCGAAGAGCGCAACCTGGGTCTGGTGTTCCAGTCTTATGCGCTGTGGCCGCACAAGACCGTATTTGAAAACGTGGCCTACCCATTGAAGCTGCGCAAGGTGCCCTCGGCCGAGGTGCGCGACCGCGTGCAGGCCGTGCTGGACCAACTGGGCCTGGGCAAGCTGGGTCAGCGCCATCCGCATGCGCTGTCGGGTGGCCAGCAACAGCGCGTGGCCATCGGCCGGGCGCTGGTGTACAGCCCGCCTGTCATCCTGCTGGACGAGCCGCTGTCGAATCTGGACGCCAAGCTGCGCGAGGAAGCCCGCGCCTTCCTGCGTGAACTGATCATGCGGCTGGGGCTGTCGGCCCTGATGGTGACGCATGACCAGAGCGAAGCCATGGCGATATCCGACCGCATCCTGCTGCTGAATAACGGCAAGATCGAACAGCAGGGCACGCCGCAGGAAATGTACGGTTCGCCGTCCACGCTGTTCACGGCGGAATTCATGGGCAGCAACAACCGGCTGGAAGGCAAGGTGACCGAATTGCGCGATGGCCGTGCCCGGATCGAAGGCCATGGCTGGGCACTGTGGGGCAAGGCGGGCGCAGGGGTGGCGGCCGGCCAGGACGGCACCGCCGTGATCCGGGTCGAACAGGTGCGCCTGGCCGACGACCCCGACGGCAACCATCTCGACATGCCGCTCCTGACCAGCATGTATCTGGGTGACCGCTGGGAATACCTGTTCCGTACGCCGGACGCGGATCCCCTGAACACGCTGGCTTTGCGCGCCTATGGTCCCGAGGGCCGCGACCCGGGCCCCAGCCGCCTGGCGCTGCCCGCGGACAAGGTCTGGGTTTTCCCACGTAACAGCGCCTGA
- a CDS encoding sensor histidine kinase, translating to MRIPESASIRRRVFTLGAALLACALIGLVFFLRGYAHRAAEQAFDRLLAASALTIAGSVQIDDEGVTVEPPVSSLAMLSSGERVFYEARTSNGRLITGYGDLAPHLPLALAATPVFAYVTYHDEPVRVATVGRLVSASQHAGWVTVRVAETLGSRQALADEILGRGVLPLLIMSLVALGLLWFGVQRAFAPLAVLERELRTRAPEDLTPVTTPVPREVRRLVEALNAFMQRLSVIMDTLNTLVADATHQVRTPLASLRAQAEVALDETDPKRLRERITRIHLNATHASQLINQLLMDATITHRLGKGPPEPVGVAETINETRRRIGPLEARRLRIDIAPEVRRARVSGDRVALREMLRNLVDNALRYAPDGTVDIQATPVAGFRVALTVSDRGPGISDDEKEAVQQRFTRGRAGESQPGSGLGLAIVRSVATAHGGSLWLHDRPGGGLSARIILPLLPQPAGRGLMTWLGAACTALLLLAGAPDRVQAADLHEIVTRYPAPQPTSRTLVIAGPTDTPVVAPLIQGFQAQRPDVTVVYREISSRDLYEATVDGRLTQVDVLMSSASDLQIRLANDGYAQSYTSPYASKLPSWAVWRHEVYGFTFEPAVIVYNPKRFTDETVPRSRQDILRLLEREQASLQGRVGTYDIATSSLGYLLAEQDELVSSNFWGLANAMGQVGVRLSPTSAQILDAIEHDELDLAYNVLGSYALSRQAAGSKIGVVFPQDYVLVLARSVLISRRAPSPDLARALVDWLLSPAGQQVASSHAALGSIMEDTPGRWTSEAVLARSQGIVQPVVLSPALLVGLDQRRHSRFVQNWVRLVTDTPKRVYP from the coding sequence ATGCGCATTCCTGAAAGCGCCTCGATCCGGCGCCGCGTCTTCACGCTGGGCGCCGCCCTGTTGGCGTGCGCGCTGATCGGCCTGGTGTTTTTCTTGCGGGGCTACGCGCATCGCGCGGCCGAACAGGCGTTCGACCGTTTGCTGGCTGCGTCCGCGTTGACGATCGCGGGCTCGGTGCAGATCGACGACGAGGGCGTGACGGTGGAACCGCCCGTGTCATCCCTGGCCATGCTGTCCAGCGGCGAGCGCGTGTTCTACGAAGCCCGCACCTCCAACGGCCGCCTGATTACCGGTTACGGCGACCTGGCCCCCCACCTGCCGCTGGCCCTGGCGGCCACGCCGGTATTCGCCTATGTGACGTATCACGACGAACCCGTGCGCGTGGCCACCGTGGGGCGCCTGGTGTCGGCCAGCCAGCACGCCGGTTGGGTCACGGTGCGCGTGGCGGAAACGCTGGGTTCACGCCAGGCCTTGGCCGATGAAATTTTGGGGCGCGGCGTGCTGCCGCTGCTGATCATGTCCCTGGTGGCGCTGGGCCTGCTGTGGTTCGGCGTGCAGCGAGCATTCGCCCCGCTGGCCGTGCTGGAACGCGAACTGCGCACGCGCGCGCCCGAAGACCTGACCCCCGTCACCACGCCGGTGCCGCGCGAAGTGCGGCGGCTGGTCGAAGCGCTGAACGCCTTCATGCAACGCCTGTCGGTCATCATGGACACCCTGAACACGCTGGTGGCCGATGCCACGCATCAAGTGCGCACGCCGCTGGCGTCGTTGCGCGCGCAGGCCGAGGTGGCACTGGACGAAACCGACCCCAAGCGGCTGCGCGAGCGCATCACGCGCATCCACCTGAACGCCACGCACGCCAGCCAGCTGATCAACCAATTGCTGATGGACGCCACCATCACGCATCGGCTGGGCAAAGGCCCGCCCGAGCCGGTGGGCGTGGCGGAAACCATCAACGAAACACGCCGCCGCATCGGCCCGCTTGAAGCCCGACGCCTGCGCATCGATATCGCCCCCGAGGTGCGGCGCGCGCGCGTGTCAGGCGACCGCGTGGCGCTGCGCGAAATGCTGCGCAACCTGGTTGATAACGCGCTGCGCTATGCGCCGGACGGCACGGTGGACATCCAGGCCACACCGGTGGCCGGGTTCCGCGTGGCGCTGACGGTGTCCGACCGAGGGCCGGGCATTTCCGACGACGAAAAGGAAGCCGTGCAGCAGCGCTTCACCCGGGGCCGCGCGGGCGAATCGCAACCGGGCTCCGGCTTGGGGCTGGCCATCGTGCGGTCGGTGGCCACGGCGCATGGCGGTTCGCTCTGGCTGCACGACCGGCCGGGCGGCGGGCTGTCGGCCCGCATCATTCTGCCGCTGCTGCCTCAACCCGCCGGCCGTGGCCTGATGACATGGCTGGGCGCCGCGTGCACCGCCTTGCTGCTGCTGGCCGGCGCGCCCGACCGCGTGCAGGCGGCGGACCTGCACGAGATCGTCACCCGCTACCCCGCCCCGCAGCCCACGTCGCGCACGCTGGTGATCGCGGGCCCAACCGACACGCCGGTTGTCGCCCCGCTGATCCAGGGGTTTCAGGCGCAACGGCCCGACGTCACCGTCGTGTATCGCGAAATCAGCAGCCGTGATCTTTACGAGGCCACCGTCGACGGGCGCCTGACGCAGGTAGACGTGCTGATGAGTTCGGCGTCCGACCTGCAAATTCGCCTGGCCAACGATGGCTACGCGCAAAGCTACACCTCACCCTACGCGTCCAAGCTGCCCTCGTGGGCGGTGTGGCGCCACGAGGTCTACGGCTTCACGTTCGAACCCGCGGTGATCGTCTACAACCCCAAGCGCTTTACCGACGAGACGGTACCGCGCTCGCGCCAGGACATTCTGCGCCTGCTGGAACGCGAGCAGGCCAGCCTGCAAGGCCGCGTGGGCACGTACGACATCGCCACCAGCAGCCTGGGTTATTTGCTGGCCGAACAGGACGAACTGGTCTCGTCCAACTTCTGGGGCCTGGCCAACGCGATGGGCCAGGTGGGCGTGCGCCTGTCGCCCACCAGCGCGCAGATCCTGGACGCCATCGAACACGATGAACTGGACCTGGCCTACAACGTGCTGGGCTCGTACGCGCTGTCGCGCCAGGCCGCGGGCAGCAAGATCGGCGTGGTCTTTCCGCAGGATTACGTGCTGGTGCTGGCGCGCTCGGTGCTGATATCGCGGCGCGCGCCCAGCCCCGACCTGGCGCGCGCGCTGGTGGACTGGCTGCTGTCGCCGGCCGGCCAACAGGTGGCGTCCAGCCATGCCGCGCTGGGGTCCATCATGGAAGACACGCCCGGGCGCTGGACGTCCGAGGCCGTGCTGGCACGCTCGCAAGGCATCGTGCAGCCCGTGGTGCTGAGCCCCGCGCTGCTGGTGGGCCTGGACCAGCGACGGCACTCACGCTTCGTGCAGAACTGGGTGCGCCTGGTGACCGATACGCCGAAGCGGGTTTACCCCTAG
- the mtgA gene encoding monofunctional biosynthetic peptidoglycan transglycosylase produces the protein MATRKQGRSWFRITTGVLMALVCAVLLYQFWLFSQVVWYNYRDPGSSAIMREERSRLREGNPAFQLQYDWVPYDKISRNLKRAVVASEDSKFTEHDGIEWDAIRKAWEYNQRQEEAGRSKMRGGSTITQQLAKNLFLSNSRSYIRKGQELVLTYMIEHVMTKERILELYLNVAEWGVGVFGAQAAAQHYFKTSAANLNASQSARLAAMLPNPRFYDTRRNSRYLNSRVGVLTRRMRMVDIP, from the coding sequence ATGGCGACGCGCAAACAAGGCCGATCCTGGTTCCGAATCACCACCGGCGTGCTGATGGCGCTGGTGTGCGCGGTGCTGCTGTACCAATTCTGGCTGTTCTCGCAGGTGGTCTGGTACAACTACCGCGATCCCGGCAGCAGCGCCATCATGCGCGAAGAGCGCTCGCGCCTGCGCGAAGGCAACCCCGCCTTCCAGTTGCAATATGACTGGGTGCCCTACGACAAGATCAGCCGCAACCTCAAACGCGCGGTGGTGGCGTCAGAGGATTCCAAGTTCACCGAACACGACGGCATCGAATGGGACGCCATCCGCAAGGCCTGGGAATACAACCAGCGGCAGGAAGAGGCCGGACGCAGCAAGATGCGCGGCGGCTCCACCATCACGCAGCAACTGGCCAAGAACCTGTTCCTGTCCAATTCGCGCAGTTACATCCGCAAGGGCCAGGAACTGGTGCTGACCTACATGATCGAACACGTCATGACCAAGGAACGCATTCTTGAGCTGTATCTGAACGTGGCGGAATGGGGCGTGGGCGTGTTCGGCGCGCAGGCCGCCGCCCAGCACTATTTCAAGACCTCGGCCGCCAATCTCAACGCCAGCCAGTCGGCGCGGCTGGCGGCCATGCTGCCCAACCCCCGCTTCTACGACACCCGCCGCAATTCTCGCTATCTGAACTCGCGCGTGGGCGTGCTGACCCGCCGCATGCGGATGGTTGACATCCCCTGA
- a CDS encoding TonB family protein, with product MQRPDSPSSLGRYLRWLGAPAQHYLRIGIAISLLVHAGALAWRFGAPTLTRPPVTSLEVVLLNARSETPPEAPRAQAQNQMSGGGNAEHGMTTTPLPQTGESAETIVLEAMRKRQVQLEAEQTRLMTQLRSQDKAGAERQAVNPWPDGADLGQDAEDQASVIQNAQVAALAERVQQYSNEPRKQFVAPSAEASRYAAYLDAWRARIEAIGTQHYPDEARGRIYGSLRITVSVRADGSIADVEIDQPSPHAVLNQAARRIVQLAAPFPPFPPDIARDTDVLVITRTWHFVNDTLETQAP from the coding sequence GTGCAACGCCCTGACTCCCCCTCCTCGCTAGGCCGTTACCTGCGGTGGCTGGGCGCTCCCGCCCAGCACTACCTGCGTATTGGCATTGCAATATCGCTGTTGGTACACGCCGGCGCCCTGGCGTGGCGCTTCGGTGCGCCCACGCTGACGCGGCCGCCCGTGACCAGCCTGGAAGTGGTGCTGTTGAATGCGCGCAGCGAAACGCCGCCGGAAGCACCACGCGCCCAGGCCCAGAACCAGATGAGCGGCGGCGGCAACGCCGAGCACGGCATGACCACCACCCCGCTGCCCCAGACCGGCGAGTCCGCCGAGACCATCGTGCTGGAGGCCATGCGCAAACGCCAGGTACAGCTGGAAGCCGAACAGACCCGCTTGATGACCCAATTGCGCTCACAGGACAAGGCAGGCGCCGAGCGGCAGGCCGTGAACCCGTGGCCGGATGGCGCCGACCTGGGGCAAGACGCCGAAGACCAGGCCAGCGTGATTCAGAATGCACAGGTCGCCGCCCTGGCCGAACGGGTCCAGCAATACAGCAACGAACCGCGCAAGCAGTTTGTTGCGCCCTCGGCCGAAGCCTCGCGCTACGCCGCCTACCTGGATGCCTGGCGCGCCCGTATCGAGGCCATCGGCACCCAGCACTATCCCGACGAGGCGCGGGGACGCATCTATGGGTCGTTGCGCATCACCGTGTCGGTGCGTGCCGACGGCAGCATCGCCGACGTGGAAATCGACCAGCCTTCCCCGCACGCCGTGCTGAACCAGGCCGCGCGCCGCATTGTTCAGTTGGCCGCGCCCTTCCCTCCCTTCCCGCCCGATATCGCCCGCGATACGGACGTGCTGGTCATCACCCGCACCTGGCACTTCGTCAACGACACCCTGGAAACACAAGCCCCATGA
- a CDS encoding ABC transporter permease, producing the protein MQSLRRKWQSLPRGVVVLITALAIYVPLSFIIIQSFLSAPFFAPSKVFSLDAFRFIFADPDFYKALKSGFILAFGLAIIAIPLGGMLAFLMIRTDLPGRRWIEPLILVPVFVSPMVLGFGYVVAAGPVGFFSIWAQNILGFVPWNVYSLTSIVIIAGLTHVPHAYLYISSALRSMGSDVEEAARVTGASPLRVMVSVSLPMVRPAMLYATVLLFFLGLEVFGLVLVLGDPEGNLVLATYLYKLTNKLGIPSYHLMAAVAVVLICMTIPLVMLQRRLMRTANRFVTVKGKASRARPLPLGKWRWVAGAVVAFWLLVTIVVPLMGVLLRAFVSNWGMGVSLFDVLSLEAFRTVFAQPNLIRAIVNSVAIGVFGGALAVMCYMFVGLAMHRKPDNVTRFMDYSVLVPRAVPGLLAGLAFLWVFLFVPMWLDNALDVDQNGWLSALPFAEWLRENFIEWLRAMRSTIFSVWLAYTVVWMAYGLRLISSTLLQVGPELEEAARSAGARRGQVTRHVTVPLAKYGLIGSWLLMFLIFEREYSTGVYLLSPGTETIGSMLVSLWASGAIDIVAALSFINIVLVVIGLGIALRFGVKLHD; encoded by the coding sequence ATGCAGTCATTGCGCAGAAAATGGCAGTCCCTGCCGCGCGGCGTGGTGGTGTTGATCACGGCATTGGCCATCTACGTGCCGCTGTCGTTCATCATCATCCAGAGCTTTCTATCCGCGCCATTCTTTGCCCCGTCCAAGGTTTTCAGCCTGGATGCGTTCCGCTTCATATTCGCGGACCCCGATTTCTACAAGGCGCTGAAAAGCGGCTTCATCCTGGCCTTCGGGCTGGCCATCATCGCCATCCCGCTGGGTGGCATGCTGGCCTTTCTGATGATCCGCACCGACCTGCCCGGCCGCCGCTGGATCGAGCCGCTGATCCTGGTGCCGGTGTTCGTGTCGCCCATGGTGCTGGGCTTTGGCTACGTCGTGGCCGCCGGCCCCGTGGGCTTCTTCTCGATCTGGGCGCAGAACATCCTGGGCTTCGTGCCCTGGAACGTCTATTCGCTGACCAGCATCGTCATCATCGCCGGCCTGACGCACGTGCCGCACGCCTATCTGTACATCTCGTCGGCGCTGCGCAGCATGGGATCCGACGTGGAAGAGGCCGCCCGCGTGACCGGCGCATCGCCGCTGCGTGTGATGGTGTCGGTCAGCCTGCCGATGGTGCGCCCGGCCATGCTGTACGCCACGGTGCTGCTGTTCTTCCTGGGCCTGGAAGTGTTCGGCCTGGTGCTGGTGCTGGGCGACCCCGAAGGCAATCTGGTGCTGGCCACCTACCTGTACAAGCTGACCAACAAGCTGGGGATTCCGTCGTATCACCTGATGGCGGCCGTGGCCGTGGTCCTGATCTGCATGACGATCCCGCTGGTGATGCTGCAACGCCGCCTGATGCGCACGGCAAACCGCTTTGTCACAGTCAAGGGCAAGGCCTCGCGCGCACGGCCGCTGCCGCTGGGCAAGTGGCGCTGGGTGGCCGGCGCCGTGGTGGCGTTCTGGCTGCTGGTCACCATCGTGGTGCCGCTCATGGGCGTGCTGCTGCGTGCCTTCGTGTCCAACTGGGGCATGGGCGTGTCGCTCTTCGATGTGCTGTCGCTGGAGGCGTTTCGCACGGTGTTCGCGCAGCCCAACCTGATCCGCGCCATTGTGAACTCGGTGGCCATCGGGGTGTTCGGCGGCGCGCTGGCGGTGATGTGCTACATGTTCGTGGGCCTGGCCATGCACCGCAAGCCCGACAACGTGACGCGCTTCATGGACTACAGCGTGCTGGTGCCGCGCGCCGTGCCCGGCCTGCTGGCCGGCCTGGCCTTCCTGTGGGTGTTCCTGTTTGTGCCCATGTGGCTGGACAACGCGCTGGACGTGGACCAGAACGGCTGGCTGTCCGCGCTGCCATTCGCCGAATGGCTGCGCGAGAACTTCATCGAATGGCTGCGCGCCATGCGCAGCACCATCTTCAGCGTGTGGCTGGCCTACACCGTGGTGTGGATGGCATACGGCCTGCGCCTGATTTCATCCACGCTGCTACAGGTGGGCCCTGAGCTGGAAGAAGCCGCCCGCAGCGCGGGCGCACGCCGTGGCCAGGTCACGCGCCACGTCACGGTGCCGCTGGCCAAGTACGGCCTGATCGGGTCGTGGCTGCTGATGTTCCTGATCTTCGAGCGCGAATACTCCACCGGCGTCTACCTGTTGTCGCCCGGCACGGAAACCATCGGCTCCATGCTGGTGTCGTTGTGGGCCTCGGGCGCCATCGACATCGTGGCCGCGCTTTCCTTCATCAATATCGTTCTGGTCGTGATCGGCCTGGGCATCGCCCTGCGATTCGGAGTCAAACTTCATGATTGA
- a CDS encoding ABC transporter substrate-binding protein: MLAKSQLAAACAAAFAIATGSAFAQAAPAGYPADYQKILDGAKKEGKVVIYSTTDTKAAGPIIKGFEALYPDVKVEYNDMNSTELYNRYISEQAAGGSSGDVVWSSSMDSALKLASDYALQYKSPEAGKLPGWAVWKDSAYGTTYEPAVFIYNKRLIAANEVPTTHGALAKLIASQPDKFKNKVTTYDIEKSAVGFMLAVQDKVNDPKYFDTLKDIAKGGLVVQSSTGTMMERVSSGENLIGYNILGSYAETRAKSDPSLGVAYPTDYALVLSRVAFISKKAKHRNAAKLWMDYLLSQKGQEIMANQADLASVRDDIDGDNDVDGMTKKLGASLKPIPVNETLLDYLEQTKRLQFIKDWRAAAGK, from the coding sequence ATGCTTGCCAAGTCCCAACTGGCGGCCGCCTGCGCCGCTGCATTCGCCATCGCCACCGGCAGCGCCTTCGCGCAGGCCGCGCCGGCGGGTTACCCGGCCGACTATCAAAAAATCCTGGACGGCGCCAAGAAGGAAGGCAAGGTCGTCATCTATTCGACCACCGACACCAAGGCCGCCGGCCCCATCATCAAGGGCTTCGAAGCGCTGTATCCAGACGTCAAGGTCGAATACAACGACATGAACAGCACCGAGCTCTACAACCGCTACATCAGCGAACAGGCGGCGGGCGGCAGCAGCGGCGACGTCGTCTGGAGTTCGTCCATGGATTCCGCCTTGAAGCTGGCCAGCGACTACGCGCTGCAATACAAGTCGCCCGAAGCCGGCAAGCTGCCGGGCTGGGCGGTGTGGAAGGATTCGGCCTACGGCACGACCTACGAGCCGGCCGTGTTCATCTACAACAAGCGCCTGATCGCCGCCAACGAAGTGCCGACCACGCACGGCGCCCTGGCCAAGCTGATTGCCAGCCAGCCGGATAAATTCAAGAACAAGGTCACCACCTACGACATCGAAAAATCGGCCGTGGGCTTCATGCTGGCCGTGCAGGACAAGGTCAACGACCCCAAGTATTTCGACACGCTCAAGGACATCGCCAAGGGCGGCCTGGTAGTGCAGTCATCCACCGGCACCATGATGGAGCGCGTGTCGTCGGGCGAAAACCTGATCGGCTACAACATCCTGGGTTCCTACGCCGAAACGCGCGCCAAGTCGGATCCGTCGCTGGGCGTGGCCTACCCCACCGACTACGCGCTGGTGCTGTCGCGCGTGGCCTTCATCAGCAAGAAGGCCAAGCACCGCAACGCCGCCAAGCTGTGGATGGACTACCTGCTGTCGCAAAAGGGCCAGGAAATCATGGCCAACCAGGCTGACCTGGCGTCGGTGCGCGACGACATCGACGGCGACAACGACGTGGACGGCATGACCAAGAAGCTGGGCGCTTCGCTCAAGCCGATTCCGGTCAACGAAACGCTGCTGGACTACCTGGAACAGACCAAGCGTCTGCAGTTCATCAAGGACTGGCGCGCCGCGGCCGGCAAGTAA